In the genome of Ensifer adhaerens, one region contains:
- a CDS encoding Outer membrane protein OmpA, with the protein MKARKHLLTHVFMSLAALPVAMPPAFAANAPAVGQLAQNQGAARGPNVPASGMNFVSRDLLVAQAEEPKPEPPPGDENQPERKKKHEEPGQKPAEPPKAEAPKPEPPKPEPPKPEPPKAEAPKPAAPAEEPAKPEPPKPAPPKAEAPKPEAPKAEAPAPEAPKPEKKRAVEPDAEAKPPAEKPAAPAQKPAAEAPKPAAEPKPAEKPAAEAPKPAAEAPKPAGEPKPSEVKPEPPKADAPKAPADAAPEPKRGPGAERPPKPGDAAKPTPPGDAPAPAAKTMEAPAAAAPDGQQAPVLDSAKPAPVLDSAKPAPGAAPAGQPNAARSIAPDQPPAPPAPGQQPAAVAPAPAGQPGPAGDRRRPPPPPKSDADAQAPLGNAPPPPPLAPTAGGDRGQRMQGRPRYDAPSDAQVEGRVDGRDVLNILGQMIVRGGDSDRFSRGGGDVYYDRLPGDRTRETIERPNGVTVVTIRNRYGDVIQRSRIGRDGRETVLFYDPDLQRRPDRETVFRDPSLDLPPMQLDIPVDEYIIDTSSARNPDYYDFLREPPVERVERVYSLDEVRYSARIRDKMRRVDLDTIHFATGSADVSMNEATSLKQIAVAMKKIIDKNPAETFLIEGHTDAVGSDQSNLVLSDRRAESVAIALTDLYDIPAENLVTQGYGERFLKVRTSGPSAENRRVTIRRITPLVRPVASR; encoded by the coding sequence ATGAAAGCCAGGAAACACCTTCTCACCCATGTCTTCATGTCGCTCGCGGCCCTGCCTGTGGCAATGCCGCCGGCCTTTGCGGCGAATGCGCCAGCGGTCGGCCAGCTCGCGCAAAACCAGGGTGCGGCACGAGGCCCGAACGTGCCAGCCTCCGGCATGAACTTTGTTTCGCGCGACCTTCTTGTTGCGCAGGCGGAGGAGCCGAAGCCTGAACCGCCGCCTGGCGACGAGAACCAGCCCGAACGCAAGAAGAAACATGAGGAGCCCGGGCAAAAACCGGCCGAGCCCCCGAAGGCGGAAGCACCGAAACCAGAGCCACCCAAGCCTGAACCACCCAAGCCTGAACCGCCGAAGGCCGAGGCTCCCAAGCCAGCGGCTCCCGCCGAGGAACCTGCAAAGCCTGAGCCACCAAAGCCCGCGCCTCCGAAGGCCGAGGCGCCGAAACCTGAAGCACCCAAGGCTGAGGCGCCCGCGCCCGAGGCTCCCAAGCCTGAGAAGAAGCGCGCCGTCGAGCCCGACGCCGAAGCCAAGCCACCGGCTGAAAAGCCTGCCGCTCCGGCTCAGAAGCCAGCTGCCGAGGCACCAAAGCCTGCCGCTGAGCCGAAGCCTGCCGAAAAGCCTGCGGCCGAGGCTCCCAAGCCGGCCGCGGAAGCCCCCAAGCCTGCTGGTGAACCGAAGCCGTCGGAGGTTAAGCCCGAGCCGCCCAAGGCCGACGCGCCAAAGGCTCCAGCCGATGCCGCGCCGGAGCCGAAGCGTGGGCCAGGCGCTGAAAGGCCCCCAAAGCCGGGTGATGCGGCCAAGCCGACGCCTCCAGGTGACGCCCCGGCACCCGCCGCCAAGACGATGGAAGCTCCGGCCGCCGCCGCGCCTGATGGTCAGCAGGCCCCTGTTCTGGATAGCGCCAAGCCCGCTCCGGTTTTGGATAGCGCCAAGCCGGCGCCCGGGGCCGCTCCGGCAGGCCAGCCGAACGCTGCGCGTTCAATTGCTCCTGATCAACCGCCAGCGCCGCCAGCGCCCGGTCAGCAGCCGGCCGCCGTTGCCCCAGCACCTGCCGGTCAACCCGGCCCGGCCGGCGATCGGCGTCGTCCGCCGCCGCCGCCGAAGTCCGATGCCGACGCACAGGCTCCGCTCGGCAATGCACCACCTCCGCCGCCGCTTGCCCCGACCGCCGGAGGTGATCGTGGACAGCGCATGCAAGGCCGCCCTCGCTACGATGCGCCATCGGATGCCCAGGTTGAAGGTCGCGTCGACGGCCGTGACGTCCTGAATATCCTGGGGCAGATGATTGTCCGTGGTGGCGACAGCGACCGCTTCAGCCGCGGTGGAGGTGATGTCTATTATGACCGGTTGCCAGGCGATCGAACCCGCGAGACGATCGAACGGCCGAATGGCGTGACGGTGGTGACGATCCGCAACCGCTACGGCGACGTGATCCAGAGGTCGCGCATCGGGCGCGACGGTCGCGAGACGGTGCTGTTTTACGATCCCGATCTGCAGCGCAGACCGGACCGGGAAACGGTCTTCCGCGATCCTTCGCTGGATCTGCCGCCGATGCAGCTGGACATCCCGGTCGACGAGTACATCATCGACACGTCGAGCGCCCGCAATCCCGACTACTACGACTTCCTGCGAGAACCGCCGGTGGAACGGGTGGAGCGCGTCTATTCGCTCGATGAGGTTCGTTATTCGGCTCGTATCCGCGACAAGATGCGGCGCGTCGACCTGGACACGATCCACTTTGCCACCGGCAGTGCAGACGTTTCGATGAACGAGGCCACCTCTCTCAAGCAGATTGCGGTGGCAATGAAGAAGATCATCGACAAGAACCCGGCTGAAACCTTCCTCATCGAAGGTCATACGGACGCCGTCGGCTCGGATCAGTCCAACCTGGTTCTGTCCGATCGTCGTGCCGAATCAGTCGCCATTGCGTTGACGGATCTCTACGACATCCCGGCGGAAAACCTGGTCACTCAGGGCTATGGCGAGCGGTTCCTGAAAGTCCGGACCAGCGGACCGTCCGCAGAAAACCGTCGCGTCACGATCCGGCGCATTACGCCGCTCGTGCGGCCAGTTGCCAGCCGATAA
- a CDS encoding polar amino acid transport system substrate-binding protein, translating into MALSRKIATVAALALTLFAGASQAADKLVIGTDSTYPPFEYLDASGQFLGFDMDIGRALCAQMKVECTFVSQEWDGIIPALQAKKFDMILSSMSITPERKQLVDFTDKIYNTPPAIAVPKDSPAKSIADLKGKTIGAQTSTTHANYAEKHLPDTQLKLYPTADEYKLDIAAGRIDSVIDDVVVLTQWVKSKDGDCCKILTVLPVDKVINGEGAGIAVRKGDDALREKLNKAIAAIRADGTYKKIQDKYFDFDVYGQ; encoded by the coding sequence ATGGCTCTTTCCCGCAAGATCGCAACCGTCGCAGCATTGGCGCTGACGCTTTTTGCCGGCGCATCACAGGCCGCCGACAAGCTCGTCATCGGCACGGATTCGACCTATCCGCCATTCGAATATCTCGATGCCAGCGGGCAGTTCCTCGGCTTCGACATGGATATCGGCCGTGCGCTCTGCGCACAGATGAAGGTTGAATGCACCTTTGTGAGCCAGGAATGGGATGGCATCATCCCTGCCCTTCAGGCCAAGAAGTTCGACATGATCCTGTCGTCCATGTCGATCACGCCGGAGCGCAAGCAGCTCGTCGACTTCACCGACAAGATCTACAACACGCCGCCGGCCATTGCCGTGCCGAAGGACAGCCCTGCCAAATCGATTGCTGACCTGAAGGGCAAGACGATCGGCGCGCAGACTTCGACGACACATGCCAACTACGCTGAAAAGCACCTTCCCGATACGCAGCTGAAACTCTACCCGACCGCTGACGAATACAAGCTCGACATCGCCGCAGGACGCATCGACTCCGTGATCGATGACGTCGTGGTTCTGACGCAGTGGGTGAAGAGCAAGGATGGCGATTGCTGCAAGATCCTGACAGTTCTGCCCGTCGACAAGGTCATCAACGGCGAAGGCGCCGGCATCGCCGTGCGCAAGGGCGACGACGCGCTGCGCGAAAAGCTGAACAAGGCGATTGCCGCGATCCGCGCCGACGGCACCTACAAGAAGATCCAGGACAAGTATTTCGACTTCGACGTCTACGGCCAGTGA